The genomic stretch AAGAACGCGTAGAACAGGACATCCATCATGGCGACCCCCTCGCCCCGCCTGGGGCCATGAATGTTCGTCCAAGGGTTTCCCGCCGCCGCATCGGGATGCAGGATCATTATACCCTAACCTTCCGCCACCCGGTAGGGGGGACACGCTAGGTCCGTTTTTTCCTGATCGCGACGCGCAACGCGGCCTCCGTGTTCCGTCGACGGTCTTCTTCTGTCTCCAAAAGGAGACGGGAGACCGGGGTCGGATTGCCGTCCATGTCAAGAGCAACCATCGTGAAATAGCACGAATTGGTGTGGGTCTTCTTCCCGGTCCGCAGGTCCTCGGCCTCGACCCGGACCCCCACCTCCATCGAGGTCCGCCCCACGTGATTGAGGGACGCACACAAGGTGATCAGATTCCCGACGTAGACCGGCGCGTGAAAATCGAACCGGTCCACCGAGGCGGTGACGCAAAGGCACCCGGAGTGCCGGA from Candidatus Deferrimicrobiaceae bacterium encodes the following:
- a CDS encoding acyl-CoA thioesterase, coding for MTGEGKTVSATRLVLAQVMTPQDANIAGNVHGGNIMKLADTASAVVAIRHSGCLCVTASVDRFDFHAPVYVGNLITLCASLNHVGRTSMEVGVRVEAEDLRTGKKTHTNSCYFTMVALDMDGNPTPVSRLLLETEEDRRRNTEAALRVAIRKKRT